The following proteins come from a genomic window of Coffea arabica cultivar ET-39 chromosome 11c, Coffea Arabica ET-39 HiFi, whole genome shotgun sequence:
- the LOC140016791 gene encoding zinc finger CCCH domain-containing protein 17-like, giving the protein MDVMTRSSVFGRLGGKQQCQHYYVKNDYPVVVCKYWLAGKCNRNPCRFLHSNSPISQPKRSTWTNPNLSSSSSSKNNPKVSSSSSSGGDGAKEESKFSRTAELASDCGASGEKGDQKKLCKYWITGNCVHGDKCNDLHTWFLGSRFSLLTKLERRHNKAVAGIALPSGSDKLFPGSRDGHVCIWDCHTGGCVNVVNPNEGREIGCLITEGSWVFVGLHNAIKAWNIQTQTEVTLPAVGLVKAMVVGGDSDEILFGGVQDGTILAWKYSSCCTESMATRKGHRLAVLSLIVGANNRLYSGSKDETIRVWDIRTFQCLQTLKGQTDFVTSLSCWNQYLLSGSLDNTIKVWASIDDEGNIGVIHEVKEESGIIALGGIEDAIAAKHILLFSYKDNSVRLYELPFLAERGRIFSKAEVETVQRGYGDLFFTGDATGEVSVWKLLDEQTTAADCASI; this is encoded by the coding sequence ATGGATGTCATGACAAGATCTTCAGTTTTTGGTAGATTGGGCGGAAAGCAGCAGTGCCAGCATTACTATGTCAAGAATGATTATCCAGTAGTTGTTTGTAAGTATTGGCTTGCTGGAAAGTGCAACAGAAATCCCTGTAGATTTCTTCACtcaaattcaccaatttcacAACCAAAGCGATCAACTTGGACCAATCCCAATCTCTCCTCCTCCAGCAGCTCTAAGAATAATCCAAAAGTTTCGTCCTCCAGTAGTAGTGGTGGTGATGGTGCTAAGGAGGAAAGTAAGTTTTCAAGAACTGCAGAGCTAGCCTCCGATTGTGGAGCAAGTGGTGAAAAGGGTGATCAGAAAAAGCTGTGCAAGTATTGGATTACTGGAAACTGTGTTCATGGTGATAAATGCAATGATTTGCATACATGGTTTCTTGGTTCTCGATTCTCCCTGTTGACGAAGTTGGAAAGGCGGCACAATAAGGCTGTTGCGGGAATTGCACTTCCATCTGGATCAGATAAACTCTTTCCAGGCAGCAGGGATGGGCATGTCTGTATTTGGGATTGCCACACTGGCGGCTGTGTTAATGTTGTTAATCCCAACGAAGGCAGGGAGATTGGATGCCTAATTACTGAAGGTTCGTGGGTTTTTGTTGGTTTGCACAATGCTATCAAGGCATGGAATATTCAGACTCAAACTGAAGTTACACTTCCTGCAGTTGGTCTAGTTAAGGCCATGGTTGTGGGCGGTGATTCTGATGAGATACTCTTTGGTGGTGTCCAAGATGGTACAATTTTGGCATGGAAATATTCGAGTTGCTGCACTGAATCGATGGCAACGCGTAAGGGTCATAGGCTTGCTGTTCTCTCCCTTATTGTGGGAGCCAATAATAGGCTATACTCAGGCTCCAAGGATGAAACCATAAGAGTGTGGGACATTAGAACCTTCCAATGTCTGCAGACACTAAAGGGTCAAACTGATTTTGTGACCTCTCTTAGTTGCTGGAACCAGTACTTGTTATCTGGATCTTTGGATAACACAATAAAGGTGTGGGCGTCAATCGATGATGAAGGAAATATAGGAGTAATCCATGAGGTTAAAGAAGAAAGTGGTATAATTGCTCTAGGTGGAATAGAAGATGCAATTGCAGCTAAGCATATATTGCTCTTTTCTTATAAAGACAATTCAGTACGACTGTACGAGTTGCCTTTTTTGGCTGAGAGAGGCAGAATATTTTCAAAGGCAGAAGTTGAGACAGTTCAAAGAGGTTATGGTGATCTCTTTTTCACTGGTGATGCTACTGGAGAGGTGTCTGTTTGGAAACTGCTTGACGAGCAGACAACTGCAGCAGACTGTGCCTCAATATGA
- the LOC140003842 gene encoding uncharacterized protein, which produces MFLASSFSLHGRACPAVGHSFTTGILGCLKALSTAAVSGGNQGRTSNDDYFVTIHHISNIIRRDIYMERTLNKMCISNIVNSELVYRVLRSCCRSGIESFRFFNWARTHHPNYDPTTLEFEELLKTLARTSHWETMWKVAHQMKVQNLPISPSVVSFIIEHYGKHGLIDQAVELFNRLKNFNCPQTTEIYNSLLFALCEVKNFQGAYALIRRMLRKGSVPDKKTYAILVNGWCSAGKMREAQEFLEEMSRKGYNPPVRGRDLLIDGLLNAGYVESAKGLVRKMMKEGFVPDVATFNSLAEAICKSGEIDFCVDLFRDVCRLGLCPDVETYKIMITSASKVGRIDDAFQFLHRCIEDGTRPFPSLYAPILKALCRKGLFDDALSFFSDMKLKGHPPNRPVYTMLIKMCARGGRFVEAANYLVEMTELNLLPMSRNFDMVCDGLKNCGKHDLAKRMEQLEISLQGL; this is translated from the coding sequence ATGTTCCTCGCTTCTAGCTTCAGTCTACATGGAAGAGCTTGTCCTGCTGTTGGACACTCTTTCACCACTGGCATCCTTGGTTGTCTGAAAGCCTTATCAACTGCTGCTGTTTCTGGCGGTAATCAGGGCAGAACTTCCAATGATGACTACTTTGTAACCATTCATCATATATCTAACATTATACGGCGAGATATCTACATGGAAAGAACGCTGAATAAAATGTGCATTTCCAACATTGTCAACTCAGAGCTGGTTTATCGAGTGCTGCGCAGCTGCTGCCGCAGTGGTATTGAGTCCTTCCGTTTCTTTAATTGGGCAAGAACCCACCACCCAAACTATGATCCAACAACACTTGAGTTTGAAGAGCTTCTTAAGACCCTTGCTCGTACTAGCCACTGGGAGACCATGTGGAAGGTAGCCCATCAGATGAAAGTGCAGAACCTCCCTATTTCACCTTCTGTTGTTTCATTCATCATTGAACACTATGGTAAGCATGGGCTTATCGACCAAGCTGTTGAGCTCTTCAATCGTCTTAAAAACTTCAACTGTCCACAAACAACAGAAATATACAACTCATTGCTATTTGCTCTTTGTGAggtcaagaatttccaaggggCTTATGCTTTGATTCGAAGGATGTTACGCAAAGGTTCTGTGCCTGACAAAAAGACTTATGCAATTCTTGTTAATGGCTGGTGCTCAGCAGGAAAGATGAGGGAGGCACAGGAATTTTTGGAGGAAATGAGTAGAAAGGGCTATAATCCTCCTGTGCGTGGTCGGGACCTTTTGATAGATGGATTGTTGAATGCTGGCTATGTTGAATCTGCAAAAGGATTGGTTAGGAAGATGATGAAGGAGGGTTTTGTTCCTGATGTAGCCACATTCAATTCTCTAGCTGAAGCTATATGTAAATCTGGAGAAATTGACTTTTGCGTTGATCTTTTTCGTGATGTTTGTAGATTAGGGCTTTGTCCTGATGTGGAGACATACAAGATTATGATAACCTCAGCCTCAAAAGTAGGGAGGATTGATGACGCATTTCAGTTTCTTCATAGATGTATAGAGGATGGGACCCGTCCATTTCCTAGCCTATATGCTCCTATTCTGAAAGCTCTTTGTCGGAAAGGACTGTTTGATGATGCGTTGAGTTTTTTCAGTGACATGAAGCTGAAAGGACATCCACCAAATCGACCAGTGTATACTATGTTAATAAAGATGTGTGCTCGTGGCGGCAGATTTGTTGAGGCTGCCAATTATTTAGTAGAGATGACAGAATTGAATTTGTTGCCCATGTCACGAAACTTTGACATGGTGTGTGATGGACTGAAAAATTGTGGGAAGCATGATTTGGCTAAAAGGATGGAGCAGTTGGAAATATCTCTTCAGGGTCTTTGA